Part of the Plasmodium knowlesi strain H genome assembly, chromosome: 11 genome is shown below.
TAACAAAAGGTTAGTAAATAGTCAACACATAGTAAATTTAATTCAAAGGTTGagtataaaaaaagtatactGTTATCCCAGatttcacaaaaatgtacatatctCCCTTAACAACAACTTCCTACAACCAACCATTTACGAAATAAATATGGACGTCCCATCTGACGTTAACACCATGGAGGAAAATTTACTAAACCTAATACACTACCTAAatttagaaataaaaaaatatcataccTTTACTGATTTTGATATAAACGCACTGATATATTCAGACAACGCGGAGAATTACACCATGAACTATATCAAGACTAAAAATCTAACCTACAACACCAAAAAATTGTTGAAAGAAATTATTGTTCTTGCTCATGTGCTTAATAATTTGTATGTCTATGACCAAGTGGTTTTTGATAACTACCTTAACAACATAAAAGAGGCAGACAAAGAATCCATTTGGCTCTATTGTAACGAAGCCAATGAtgtgttctttttatctagggagagaaaaatcaactttttaaaatcaaTTAACCTGAACCTAGAACTGGATATCACCAAACAGGACAACGTTTCCGTTATCTTCCACAAACTTAAAAACGAGGGGAAATATTTCCACAAGGCTTATGAAGTCAAGTGCACGCAGAGTGAATTCTACAACTGGATACACGAACTCGTTTATCGACGTGACATACACGTCAAGGAGTTTAGAAAGTTGAgccaaaggaggaaatgtgACGACACCAGTGTAGAATGTACCTTCCCTTCTACTCGCAAAAGGGCAACAGAATGTTCTCATCAGCCAGACACACACAAGAGACCCAAAGGGAGTCTTACCCACGAGCACGCCAAGAATCTCAGTACATCAAACAAAGCATTGTCGCAAACAGAACAAAGGGAAGTGCAGCTAGGTAACAGGTACCCCCATATGGTGAGCTCCCAAAAGGGGAACCACTACAATTTCAAGGTGAAAATTGAGCAGAGCACTCCGGATAAATATGATCCAGGCGTTCACAGTGAGGAGCAGCGCAATACAAATGGGAAAGTGAGCTCCCCTGATGGGGGAATGCCAGGGGATGCTCCTGAAGGTTTCTCACGGGACCATCCGCTGGACCATCCGCTGGACCATCCGCTGGACCATCCGCTGGACCATCCGCTGGACGATTCACAAGACCATTCGAAAGACCATCCGAAAGACCATCCGAAAGACCATCCGAAAAAACATCTGAAAAACCAttcgcaaaaaataaaacaagaaAAGAGAACCTCTGACGCGGGGGCAGGAAATCACAACGCAGATGATCAATGGAAGAACGAATCACATACCAATGAAGCCACTGGCATGGATGGAACGAAATGCCACATGGAAGAAGACAAAGTAGACTACCCCATTGCAATTATAGTGGATAACTTCTACAcccaaaaagaaatatacaaCCTACTAAtgcacaaaaatgataacgcTGTCGATATGAACCTTTTCCGCCCATCGGATGAACAAGTGAATGAGTTCTACATTTCAGACGACTCATCTAACTCTTCTTCCAGCCGGTCAGAGGATTTCtttcaaaaaaacaaaaacattCTTCACTCAAATAATGTTGATTATTACATCCCTTACAGAATCACTAAGAATAAAGCGACATCGCTAAAATTTATAAAACCACACGTGTATATACTGTGCATAAATAAGAATTACGATATGGTGTACACATCAGAAAATTTCATCCAAAATTGTTCTCTGAAAATTGACGCAATCAATGCGAACACTCGCAACGGAGGAAGCTCATTCACGGAGGAAGGGAACTCACCCTTCAAAGGTACAGAACACACAATTggattgaagaaaaataacgcATCTTCTAAACAAAGGCATGATGACATCTTCCAAATAAATGAGTACTGTGGAAATCTAGATTTTTTGCAACTGTTTCTAATGGAGGTTAAACCCTGCAGAATTATCATCACCAAGCTGGACCTAAGCATTTTTCGTAACATAGAAATTTATTGTGCACGCTTGTTCCAGTACAATGTATATAAACTACGTGGGCAGAGTTACTTCCCGCAGGTGATGAAGTACGAGGAAAATAGTTGGATGTATGACAACATGGGTGAAGCGCAAccctttttgaaaaaggaacaggcGAGTAGCCCACAGGCTGCGCACCCGAAGCGAAGCTATTATAAGTTTGAAAGTAAAGATGGTAAAAAAGGTACATCGGCGCATCACTTGTCTGATCGCGGTGCGCAAACCTTCAAGACACTGGAGATGCTGAGTGCCGCATCCAACACAGTCGaagtcttcctcctcttttacAAAAACAACATCTTATACAACAAGTACCTGAATGATGtgaaggtggaaaaaaagaattggcTCAAATTtatcgaaaataaaaataattttcgaTTCCAAGTGGATAGAAATGTCTTcaacaaaaataaagatctgtttaaaaaagttgtggattcttattttctcttccaaaAAAGAtttagagaaaataaaaagaatatcttcAATTTTAATAAAGCACTGTGTgaagaatttaaaattttccaagAGGTCAAACAAGACGAACaggtggaaaataaaaacgccTTCATAAATAATCTTAGCAC
Proteins encoded:
- a CDS encoding DNA repair endonuclease XPF, putative gives rise to the protein MYPLYYEKKIAKKLIQHDALILLADGFNELNILAIFIFYYQNKCLWYEKYAEEQNIFFQLFGLNIRKRVDGDEDDEQIEGDSAGRGDQYRESTSPPRNPFNRTKQKHIISLKDKTDNPLWKNKINVLLDSFKYDEQGGSGAKEDPPPQVKKTEVKNVTDEESMSDRKNDNIKESEMAPAGNENKLIFILNVSPKEYNLFLKYQLDLYEEISKMDNQFNDRVKINYLKTEYIRSQKSSERIDLYIKRGVYFISSNILLIDMLTFKIIPEIIDGIFLCKNHKLIYNMKEVFITELYRKRNKYGFIKGISSNKRLVNSQHIVNLIQRLSIKKVYCYPRFHKNVHISLNNNFLQPTIYEINMDVPSDVNTMEENLLNLIHYLNLEIKKYHTFTDFDINALIYSDNAENYTMNYIKTKNLTYNTKKLLKEIIVLAHVLNNLYVYDQVVFDNYLNNIKEADKESIWLYCNEANDVFFLSRERKINFLKSINLNLELDITKQDNVSVIFHKLKNEGKYFHKAYEVKCTQSEFYNWIHELVYRRDIHVKEFRKLSQRRKCDDTSVECTFPSTRKRATECSHQPDTHKRPKGSLTHEHAKNLSTSNKALSQTEQREVQLGNRYPHMVSSQKGNHYNFKVKIEQSTPDKYDPGVHSEEQRNTNGKVSSPDGGMPGDAPEGFSRDHPLDHPLDHPLDHPLDHPLDDSQDHSKDHPKDHPKDHPKKHLKNHSQKIKQEKRTSDAGAGNHNADDQWKNESHTNEATGMDGTKCHMEEDKVDYPIAIIVDNFYTQKEIYNLLMHKNDNAVDMNLFRPSDEQVNEFYISDDSSNSSSSRSEDFFQKNKNILHSNNVDYYIPYRITKNKATSLKFIKPHVYILCINKNYDMVYTSENFIQNCSLKIDAINANTRNGGSSFTEEGNSPFKGTEHTIGLKKNNASSKQRHDDIFQINEYCGNLDFLQLFLMEVKPCRIIITKLDLSIFRNIEIYCARLFQYNVYKLRGQSYFPQVMKYEENSWMYDNMGEAQPFLKKEQASSPQAAHPKRSYYKFESKDGKKGTSAHHLSDRGAQTFKTLEMLSAASNTVEVFLLFYKNNILYNKYLNDVKVEKKNWLKFIENKNNFRFQVDRNVFNKNKDLFKKVVDSYFLFQKRFRENKKNIFNFNKALCEEFKIFQEVKQDEQVENKNAFINNLSTNYISMEEEEVFMHNYRNKTSKKNELTFSNLDEKTISKIQQVLEKFSIDSFNLNFILYSIFNNTKPIVIVDIRELKSDLSYKLYTSKMHIIPYSLLVGDYILTKDICVERKSIVDLIQSLNNNRLYNQINQMSKYYSIYVLLIEFNTKHLFYFSSLSDKSSVYTKLIILCLQFSRLKILWSPFSLFTVKLFWSLKINAEQPDIFKSLHIDMTLERDAHEHLDRDSRRGQAKSTPSTELLPITQSLPLTQSLPLTQSLPLSEPLSTTQSLPMSSTPHAEPPTPAQQPSQNTLERLDSYAEKTSNNENEKEKENENEKEKEKENENEKENENENGNENENGNEKENENEKENENENENENENENENENGNENENEKQPDAYKYETISDLFDKNLSPPPKGEGTSYTLKRMESITNWNALEILKALPGVTEKNMHLIINNVKSLRDLCEKTVEELEAYMSKSNAKMLYEFFNTDAA